One segment of Setaria viridis chromosome 4, Setaria_viridis_v4.0, whole genome shotgun sequence DNA contains the following:
- the LOC117852220 gene encoding protein JINGUBANG produces MSSIRQEETQAQDVSETEHTISFLSQSNRPSLQNSANPSLSSCLYQCIATLKGNSFYVSSLAIDGDSLYIASSNGHIRLWPLDMAMDVRQAEHGQSSSTVAVTNSSIKCAIANSNGLVSSHQDGKIRVWHHPARRNGSSDHHLALRAVLPTAADHLRTFLFPSNYVEVRRHRRRTWVRHADAVTALALSPDGAEMYSVSWDRSLKAWRLPGLRCAESIAAAHDDAINAVAVSADGSVYTGSADRTVKAWRRRPGRQGKLALVGTMERHKAAVNALALGVGGRVLYSGACDRSVVVWGCAGGGAMSATATLRGHMKAVLCVAAAGDVVCSGSADRTVRVWRRGAAGAGYTCLAVLDGHAGAVKSLTLVKKSGGDHDGSCDGCCSCSAAHVCSGSLDSDVKIWRVNVSCL; encoded by the coding sequence ATGAGTTCTATTAGGCAAGAAGAAACCCAAGCCCAGGATGTGTCTGAGACGGAACACACCATATCATTCTTGTCGCAATCGAATCGCCCTTCCTTGCAGAACTCCGCGAACCCAAGCTTGAGTTCATGCCTCTACCAGTGCATTGCCACCCTCAAAGGTAACTCGTTCTACGTCTCCAGCCTCGCCATCGACGGCGACTCACTCTACATAGCCTCGTCAAATGGGCACATCAGGCTGTGGCCGCTGGACATGGCCATGGACGTGCGACAAGCCGAGCACGGGCAGTCCAGCTCTACGGTTGCAGTCACCAACAGTTCCATAAAGTGTGCCATCGCCAACAGCAACGGCCTCGTCAGCTCGCACCAGGACGGCAAGATCAGAGTGTGGCATCATCCCGCCCGGAGGAACGGGAGCTCCGACCACCACCTCGCCCTGCGCGCCGTCCTGCCGACCGCCGCCGACCACCTGCGGACGTTCCTGTTCCCCAGCAACTACGTGGAGGTccggcggcaccggaggcgcACCTGGGTGCGCCACGCCGACGCGGTCACCGCGCTCGCGCTGTCCCCGGACGGCGCGGAGATGTACTCCGTGTCGTGGGACCGGAGCCTCAAGGCGTGGCGGCTGCCGGGCCTCCGCTGCGCCGAGTCCATCGCAGCGGCACACGACGACGCCATCAACGCCGTGGCCGTGTCGGCCGACGGGAGCGTGTACACGGGCTCGGCCGACAGGACGGTCAAGGCGTGGAGGCGCCGCCCGGGGCGGCAGGGGAAGCTCGCGCTGGTCGGCACCATGGAGCGCCACAAGGCGGCGGTGAACGCGCTGGCGCTGGGTGTCGGCGGGCGGGTGCTCTACTCCGGCGCGTGCGACCGTTCCGTCGTGGTCTGGGGGTGTGCAGGCGGTGGTGCCATGTCTGCCACTGCGACGCTCAGGGGTCACATGAAGGCCGTGCTgtgcgtggccgccgccggggacgtgGTGTGCAGCGGTTCGGCGGACAGGACGGTGAGAGTGTGGAGGAGGGGAGCGGCAGGAGCGGGCTACACCTGTCTGGCCGTGCTCGACGGCCATGCTGGAGCAGTGAAGAGCTTGACGTTGGTGAAGAAATCGGGAGGTGATCACGATGGCTCGTGCGACGGGTGCTGCTCCTGCTCTGCAGCTCATGTTTGCAGCGGATCGCTGGACTCTGACGTGAAGATTTGGAGGGTGAACGTTTCTTGTTTATGA
- the LOC117853807 gene encoding uncharacterized protein encodes MLSPARLALAAAFLLVLRPPAPASAARPIVDDKPAPSEATATARWLAAQNTWGVLSTISSDLNGAPFGNVVSYSDGLPGEGHGIPYFYLTTLDPTARDALADERTSFTLSEFPLGTCGKIDPENPTCAKLTLNGKLKLVDLQSPEADLAKSALFTKHPEMKDWPKNHHFKIFKLEIENIFLIDWFGGPKPISPSQYLEFGRNQHSVMSS; translated from the exons ATGCTCTCCCCTGcccgcctcgccctcgccgccgccttcctcctcgtcctccggccgccggcgccggcctcaGCCGCCCGCCCGATCGTCGACGACAAGCCTGCCCCCTCCGAGGCTACCGCCACCGCGAGGTGGCTCGCCGCACAGAACACGTGGGGTGTCCTCAG CACAATATCAAGTGATTTGAACGGGGCTCCATTTGG CAATGTAGTTTCGTATAGTGATGGGTTACCTGGTGAGGGCCATGGAATCCCATACTTCTACCTGACAACTTTGGATCCTACTGCACGAGATGCGCTGGCGGACGAAAGGACCTCCTTCACCCTGAGCGAATTCCCTCTCGGGACATGTGGGAAGATTGATCCTGAAAACCCTACTTGTGCAAAACTTACTCTTAATGGAAAG TTGAAGTTGGTTGACCTTCAGTCACCTGAAGCAGATTTGGCCAAGTCAGCACTTTTCACTAAACATCCTGAAATGAAGG ATTGGCCAAAGAACCATCATTTCAAGATCTTCAAATTGGAAATTGAGAACATATTTTTGATTGATTGGTTTGGGGGTCCTAAACCCATATCCCCCTCCCAGTACCTTGAATTCGGAAG GAATCAGCACTCAGTGATGTCCTCATAA
- the LOC117853806 gene encoding U-box domain-containing protein 39: MATGTRRPWWAPPPSTVTAPPSAPPFPSPPSSFTADPPEEFLCPISGSLMADPVVVPPGQTFERACIQVCAALAFSPPAVAADLAASVSSSSPLVLVPNVALRTAILNWCDRLGLPHPAPLSPDTAHDIVCRLMPPQREDQSSKPQQRPQVASSVRFRRQSVDGFAQEPSPRQRGDALEEEIMAVLGAEGATPAEQASAMASLRQATRENREVRRQLCTPRLLAALRPMLLSADAGVQSNAAAAMVNLSLEPENKVRIVRSGAVSPLVDVLRGGHPEARDHAAGAMYSLAVEDENRAAIGVLGAIPPLLELFAGAAGAAAAGYRARREAGMALYHVSLSGMNRSKIARAPGAVRTLLAAAEARDRSNEADAAALRRLAVMILANLAGCPDGRAALMDGGAVAAVVGLMRNGSAAPGSAEEEYCISTLYGMSRGSMRFRGLARAAGVEAALQPVAEGGGGVGRDMARRTLRAMRGEDDEAPVTATGLLGRQWDDGSVVSEGLVSIRRPPHRSNYAGPSGSNTTQF; encoded by the coding sequence ATGGCGACGGGCACCCGCCGGCCCtggtgggcgccgccgccgtccacggtGACGGCACCCCCCTCGGCCCCGCCTTTCCCCTCACCGCCGTCGTCGTTCACGGCCGACCCGCCGGAGGAGTTCCTCTGCCCGATCTCCGGCTCGCTGATGGCGGACCCGGTCGTCGTCCCGCCGGGCCAGACTTTTGAGCGCGCCTGCATCCAGGTCTGCGCCGCGCTCGCCTTCtccccgcccgccgtcgccgccgacctcgccgcgtcagtctcctcctcgtccccgcTCGTGCTCGTCCCCAACGTCGCGCTCCGCACCGCCATCCTCAACTGGTGCGACCGGCTCGGGCTGCCGCACCCGGCCCCGCTGTCGCCGGACACCGCCCACGACATCGTCTGCCGCCTCATGCCGCCTCAGCGCGAGGACCAGAGCTCGAAGCCGCAGCAGCGGCCACAGGTCGCCTCCTCGGTCCGGTTTAGGAGGCAGAGCGTCGACGGCTTCGCGCAGGAGCCCAGCCCCAGGCAGAGGGGCGACGCTCTGGAGGAGGAGATCATGGCCGTGCTCGGGGCGGAGGGCGCCACCCCCGCGGAGCAGGCGTCGGCGATGGCGTCGCTGCGGCAGGCGACGCGGGAGAACAGGGAGGTCAGGAGGCAGCTCTgcacgccgcgcctcctcgcgGCGCTGCGCCCGATGCTGCTCTCGGCCGACGCCGGCGTGCAGTCCAACGCGGCGGCCGCGATGGTCAACCTGTCGCTGGAGCCCGAGAACAAGGTGCGGATCGTGCGATCCGGGGCGGTGTCGCCCCTCGTCGACGTGCTCCGCGGCGGCCACCCGGAGGCGCGCGACCACGCCGCGGGCGCCATGTACAGCCTTGCCGTGGAGGACGAGAACCGCGCGGCCATCGGCGTGCTCGGCGCCATCCCGCCGCTGCTGGAGCTCttcgcgggcgcggccggcgccgccgccgccggctaccGCGCGCGGCGCGAGGCCGGGATGGCGCTGTACCACGTCTCCCTCTCCGGGATGAACCGGTCCAAGATCGCGCGCGCGCCGGGCGCCGTGCGGACGCtgctcgcggcggcggaggcgcgggaccgCAGCAAcgaggccgacgccgccgcgctgcggAGGCTGGCCGTCATGATCCTGGCGAACCTGGCCGGCTGCCCCGACGGGCGCGCCGCACTgatggacggcggcgcggtggccgcGGTCGTCGGGCTGATGCGCAACGGCTCCGCCGCGCCGGGGAGCGCGGAGGAGGAGTACTGCATATCAACGCTGTACGGGATGAGCCGGGGCAGCATGAGGTTCCGGGGcctcgcgcgcgcggcgggcgtcgaGGCCGCACTGCAGCCGGTGgccgagggcggtggcggcgtggggcgggACATGGCGCGGCGCACGCTCCGGGCCATGCgcggggaggacgacgaggcgccGGTCACGGCCACCGGGCTGCTCGGCCGGCAGTGGGACGACGGGAGCGTCGTGTCGGAGGGGCTCGTGTCCAtccggcggccgccgcaccgGAGCAATTACGCCGGGCCGTCCGGGTCAAACACGACCCAGTTCTGA
- the LOC140222408 gene encoding protein ALP1-like, producing the protein MFRMNRNVFDRLHNLLVQSYGLKSTRRMTSVESLALFLWMCGAPQSMRQAEDRFVRSTCTISRKFNKVLHSICKLAGDIIRPVDPTFSTVHPKLRSARFSPYFDNCIGAIDGTHVPVVVPADKAVQHTGRHGYTSQNVLAICDFDMRFTFVVAGWPGSVHDMRVFKDALDKYGDKFPHPPEGKFYLVDSGYANRIGYLASYKGTKYHLPEFRAGRIPRGKKEHFNYAHSSLRNVIERSFGVLKNKWRILRDLPSYPMAKQSQIIIACMAIHNFIRESAIGDVNFENADHEENDATPSEGPSSQANEGATQHEYEDQSMNQFRDWIADGLFNRS; encoded by the exons ATGTTCAGGATGAATAGGAATGTTTTTGATAGGCTTCATAATCTTCTTGTACAGTCTTATGGATTAAAGTCTACTAGGAGAATGACATCAGTAGAGTCTTTAGCTTTATTCCTGTGGATGTGTGGTGCCCCCCAAAGCATGAGGCAAGCCGAAGACCGTTTTGTTAGGTCTACTTGCACAATTAGTAGGAAGTTCAACAAAGTATTACACAGCATTTGCAAACTAGCAGGGGATATCATTAGACCAGTTGACCCAACATTCAGTACTGTGCATCCGAAGTTGAGGTCAGCACGGTTCTCTCCATACTTTGACAATTGCATTGGGGCTATAGATGGGACACACGTGCCTGTTGTTGTGCCAGCAGATAAGGCTGTCCAACATACGGGACGACATGGGTACACTAGCCAGAATGTGTTAGCCATatgtgacttcgacatgagatTTACCTTTGTCGTCGCGGGATGGCCTGGATCGGTTCATGACATGAGAGTCTTCAAAGATGCATTGGACAAGTATGGCGATAAATTTCCACACCCCCCTGAAG GGAAGTTTTATCTTGTCGACTCTGGATACGCAAACCGTATTGGGTATCTTGCCTCGTACAAGGGTACGAAATATCATCTACCAGAATTTCGAGCCGGACGAATTCCCAGAGGTAAAAAGGAGCATTTCAATTATGCACATTCATCATTAAGAAATGTCATCGAGAGGTCATTTGGGGTGTTGAAGAACAAATGGCGTATTCTGCGCGATTTACCATCTTATCCAATGGCAAAGCAAAGTCAAATAATTATTGCTtgcatggcaattcataatttcattagAGAGAGTGCTATTGGTGATGTTAATTTTGAGAATGCGGATCATGAAGAAAACGATGCTACACCTTCTGAAGGACCATCATCTCAAGCAAATGAAGGTGCTACCCAACATGAATATGAAGATCAAAGCATGAACCAGTTTCGGGATTGGATAGCCGATGGATTGTTCAATAGGTCATAG
- the LOC117852219 gene encoding uncharacterized protein, producing MPTSTTQLTAGPHLEATRASRHPSRPPVANRDANHPTQPLTRLTTCSKTSARCQPGQPPFASHSPPQPQIRRPAAHPTAPATTSTTGAARGEPTTPTRPMPGLFAYSGAGLGLLALAALESLPLPVRVPPHRLLPRRLATPLHLRHLLAAALSALCLLSALVSAHHLSLPTLAASALFLLYSLAPFAPLAAPLPLPLLDLLLAAAFAQELLLFAHRRPSTAAGIENRYFDLLLVPIALCLGATLLAAHRPGEAAPRLARAAGLALQGTWMVQMGFSFFTSAIAQGCALHAASRADYTIKCRTHEDYHRARSVATLQFNGHLALLVIAGAAAYAAVLSRANRPPSGYRILGKEVQMEGVPIMSQFTLDSDEEKEDEGITNTAAPAANGVESHDEIPLHAPGSK from the coding sequence ATGCCGACGAGCACGACCCAGCTGACAGCCGGACCCCACTTGGAAGCGACCCGCGCAAGTCGCCACCCGAGCCGGCCTCCGGTCGCAAACCGCGACGCCAACCACCCAACCCAACCACTGACTCGTCTCACCACCTGCTCCAAGACAAGTGCTCGCTGCCAACCGGGCCAGCCCCCCTTCGCCTCCCACTCCCCTCCCCAGCCTCAGATCCGCCGCCCCGCTGCACACCCGACCGCGCCGGCAACGACCTCGACcaccggcgcggcgcgcggcgagccCACCACACCCACCCGCCCCATGCCGGGCCTCTTCGCCTACTCGGGCGCCGGGCTGGGCCTCCTGGCCCTGGCGGCGCTCGAGTCCCTGCCCCTGCCCGTCCGCGTCCCGCCTCACCggctcctcccgcgccgcctcgccacgccgCTGCACCTCCGgcacctcctcgccgcggcgctcTCCGCGCTCTGCCTCCTCTCGGCGCTCGTCTCCGCGCAccacctctccctccccacgctcgccgcctccgcgctcTTCCTACTCTACTCCCTCGCGCCCttcgcgccgctcgccgcgccccTGCCGCTCCCGCTGCTCGACCTCCTCCTTGCCGCGGCCTTCGCCCAGGAGCTGCTCCTCTTCGCGCACCGTCGCCCTTCCACCGCGGCCGGGATCGAGAACCGCTACTTCGACCTGCTCCTCGTCCCCATCGCTCTCTGCCTTGGCGCCACGCTGCTCGCCGCGCACCGCCCCGGGGAGGCCGCGCCGCGGCTCGCCCGCGCGGCCGGGCTGGCGCTGCAGGGCACCTGGATGGTGCAGATGGGGTTCTCCTTCTTCACCAGCGCCATCGCGCAGGGCTGCGCGCTCCACGCCGCCAGCCGCGCCGACTACACTATCAAGTGCCGCACCCACGAGGACTACCACCGCGCGCGGTCTGTCGCCACGCTGCAGTTCAACGGACACCTCGCGCTGCTCGTCATCGCTGGCGCGGCCGCGTACGCTGCCGTCCTATCCAGGGCGAACCGGCCACCCAGCGGGTACAGGATTCTGGGTAAGGAGGTGCAGATGGAGGGGGTGCCGATCATGTCGCAGTTCACACTGGATTCggatgaggagaaggaagatgaagGGATAACCAACACAGCGGCGCCAGCGGCGAATGGGGTGGAGTCCCATGACGAGATCCCGCTGCACGCTCCTGGTTCCAAGTGA